The Rhodothermales bacterium sequence GCAGAGGTGGCTTACATCCCCGTGTATGTGCCCACCGCCATCACGCTGTATCATCTGGAGATGTGGGTTGGCGGCCGACTGGCGGGTGTGCTGGCGTGTGCGTCCAATGATGTTCGGTCGCTGTACGATCTCAAGGAGGCCGTCTTTTTCGCCGAGATGAACTGGGACGTGCTCGCCGCGGCCGTGCCCGATGCGGCCGGGGTGAACTACCGCCCGATCAGCCGATTCCCGAGCGTCGACCGGGACCTCGCGGTGCTGATGGATGCGTCCGTGCAGATAGGCGCCGCGATGGCTGATATTCGTGTGGTGGCCGGCGGGATGCTGCGGCGCCTCACCGTGTTCGATGAATACCGGGGCGATCAGGTGCCGGCGGGGAAAAAGAGCGTGGCCTTCGGTCTGCGTTTCAGCGCCGACCGCACGTTGCAGGACGAGGAAGTCGACCGGATGCTGGCGCGTATACTGGAGCGCCTCCAGAACGAACACGGCGCGGAGCTTCGTCGCTAACGTCGTCGCTTAGTCGTGTTCTTTTGTTATATTGGACCCGAACCCGGCAGCGCACGGAAACTCACAACGAGAGGCAGACGCTATGGAAGCATCGGAAGTGCCCAATCGCGAAGAATTGACCCCCACCCCGGCAGGTGGGGCGGAAGGACAGCCCGAGGGAACGTCCACCCTGATAGGGCTCCGGTCGTTGCGCCGGCTGCGAGATCGTGTGCAGGCGGCCGCGCTCGAGATTCAGGCACTGCGGCAGGAGAACGCCGCCCTGCACCAGCGGATCGTCGAACTCGAACGCAGTGTGCGGACGTCCGGCGACGGCGGCACACCGCTTGCGTTCGAAGGCGATCCCGACTTGTTGCGCCGCAAGGTCGACGGCTTCATCGTGGCGATCGACCGGTATCTCGAAGAGGACAGCCGTGCCGCGTAACGCGCTTTCAGGCCTATCTGACCGGACATCTTCCATGGAAAAAACGATACGAGTGGATGTAATGGGGCGCGAATATCCGCTCCGCATTTCCGCATCCGACGAAGCCGTCACCCGAGAAATGGCCGCTTATGTCGATGCCAGGATGCGGGCGTTTAAGACCGCATTTCCCAAACAACCCGAGGTGACTACCGCGGTTGTTACCGCGCTTGCGCTCGTGGAGGAGCTGTTTGCCGCTCGAGACGCCCAGGCTCGGATGCTGGCCGAGGCGGATCGGGAAGCGGCGCAGTTGGATGCCCTCCTCGAAGAAGTGATGGGCGCCTCCACGCACGGTGCGACGCCGGAGCTGCAGGGAGGCCCCGCCGGCCGGTCCTGAAGGAGGTTTTGGGAAGGGTGGATATTGTGATTTTTTTTCTCTTGATTGTCCGGTGCCGGCCGAAACGATGAGCTGGCCTCACCTGGCCATCGCACGACCCATTTCACACGGAACTGCTTAGGTAGAGTCGGATATAAACGATACTCTCTCGAGGCGCGTCCTTGAGAGCGCTTCTTACTGACCCGTTCTGCATATATAAGAACTTTACTCGTATGCTTTAGGGAG is a genomic window containing:
- a CDS encoding cell division protein ZapA translates to MEKTIRVDVMGREYPLRISASDEAVTREMAAYVDARMRAFKTAFPKQPEVTTAVVTALALVEELFAARDAQARMLAEADREAAQLDALLEEVMGASTHGATPELQGGPAGRS